From a single Oreochromis niloticus isolate F11D_XX linkage group LG3, O_niloticus_UMD_NMBU, whole genome shotgun sequence genomic region:
- the LOC100703224 gene encoding uncharacterized protein LOC100703224, with protein sequence MKDGNVSLILKDVTRNDSGRYECRVFRRGMIRRKRANLDTDPISIIYLSVVDPPGQTGGHTEDGSVGLIVDGKIIKAEPGQNVTLPCQTPNISVPIRSVEWFRLDLQEGHVLTYRGEQFISLNQLPSFVNRVDLKDRRMKDGDVSLVLKDVTSDDTGTFQCYVVQRGTNGRKSILDHISTVYLRVVPPGQTGGHRKSEGNEDVSSGLDFCLTVSVILVTLALAFFMTLTIPKTQEKKI encoded by the exons ATGAAGGATGGAAatgtgtctttgattctgaaggatgtgacgagAAACGACAGTGGAAGATACGAGTGTCGTGTCTTCAGGAGAGGAATGATTCGAAGGAAGCGAGCGAATCTGGACACTGACCCCATCAGCATCAtctacctgagtgttgttgatcctccag gtcagacaggaggacacacagaggatggatctgttggactgatagttg atgggaaaatcatcaaagctGAGCCTGGACAGAACGTCACTCTGCCATGTCAAACTCCAAACATCAGCGTGCCCATCAGATCTGTGGAGTGGTTCCGACTTGACCTGCAGGAAGGACATGTCCTTACATACCGGGGTGAGCAGTTTATTTCATTGAACCAGCTTCCATCGTTTgtgaaccgggtggatctgaaGGACAGACGGATGAAGGACGGAGACGTGTCTTTggttctgaaggatgtgacgagTGACGACACTGGAACATTTCAGTGTTACGTCGTCCAGAGAGGAACAAATGGCAGGAAAAGCATTCTTGATCATATCAGCACCGTCTACCTGAGagttgttcctccag gtcagacaggaggacacagGAAAAGTGAAGGGAACGAGGATGTATCCTCTGGATTGGACTTTTGTTTAACAGTTAGTGTTATACTTGTTACACTAGCTCTTGCTTTTTTTATGACCTTGACAATACCCAAAACACAGGAGAAgaagatttga